The DNA segment AATGCTCCGAGTGCGGCCCGGACGGGGTGCCAGCCTCCGAAAATGACAATGGCCAGGGCGATCCACCCAGCTCCTTCACATCCCTGCGGTCGACCCCATCCGGTTTTTACCGCCAGGGAATATGCTGCACCAGCCATGCCGACCAGGGCTCCACCAGCGAGACAGTAAGAGAGTCGTACCAGACGGACTCGAATCCCTCGCCCGAAAGCCGCTCGTGGAGATTCTCCCACGGCGCGGAGGCGCATGCCTCCCTCGGTGCGATACATCCACCACCAACAGCCGAAAATAGCTGCAAGCCCCATGTATACCACAGGAGATTGAGAACCGAAGACAGGGCCAATGAGTGGTATGGAACCGATTCCCGGAATGATCCATAATCCGAGGTCCGGGCCCGGCTGGCGGGAGAAAGAGTGACCCAGAAAGTAGGCCAGATCTCGGGAGAGCAGAGTCAGGATAAATCCAACAGCCAGTTGCGATTGGCCGAGATAGATGCCGATGACCCCAAGTATCCCGGCAATGGCCGCTCCTACGGCCATCCCTCCAAGGACACCGAGCCATGGGTTATCGAAGGTCGAAGAGATAGCGAAGGCCGTCATGGCAGCCAGCAGGATTGATCCGTCCAGTGAGAGGTTGATGATACCGGCTTTTTCCGTGAGTGTTTCACCCAGGGTCGCCAATACCAGGGGAGCGCCTGCCAGTAAAATGGCCGCCAGAGTCAGACCGAAGGTTTCCATTAATCAACCTCCCGGTGTTGTTGTATCCACAGGCGAATTCCCTGAACAATAAAGACCGAAAGGACCATAATTCCCTGAATAACACCGGACAAGGATGAATCCAGTCCCAGTTGCAACGGAAGTTGGATGGAGCCGACATTGAGGATGGCAAAGAAAAGGCAGATGAAGGGCACCAACGATAATCGGAAGGAAGCCATCATGCCGACCAGCAGGGCAGTATAGCCATAGTTGGATGAAATGGCTGGCAGAAGTCTGTGATAGACGCCGAGAACCTGGGTGGCTCCTGCCAATCCGGCCAAGGCGCCGCATATCATGAAGGATTGGAGAAGACGACGTCGCGGCCCGAGAGAGAAAAGGGTCGCGGCCTTGGGATTCTCTCCGACAGCACGCAATTTTAGTCCCCACTCAGTGCGGTGCATAAGAAAATATATGGCGAGAATGGCGGCACACGCCAAGGCGAGCGCAACTCCGCTGACTGAAAGTTTTCCCAGACGAGGGAGCCACAAGGAGAAATCAATCGGTTCTGTTCCGGACATGGAAGCAACGCCGGGCCGTTTCCATGGACCGAAAATAAGCCAGAGCGTAACCCCGAGCGCGACGAAATTCAGCCCTAGCCCTGAAAATATTTCGTGGACTCTTCCGAAAACCCTGAGGAGACCGGCAAGAAGCGCCCAAAAAGCTCCTCCGGCCATGGCTGCGAGCAGGGCCAAGGCAATCTGGAATGCCCCGCCATCATCATATGGTCGCAACGCCGCAGTAGCGAATATGGCTCCCATAATAACCTGTCCTTCAACGCCGATATTCCAGAGCCTTGCTGTAAAGGGAATGAGCAGCCCCACAGAGCACAGGGTCAGGGGAACCCAGCCTGCCAGTACCCGGCCTATTTTGGACATGGATCCGACGCCACCCTTGAAAAGAACAAAGATGGTTTCGAATGGGGAAGCCCCGGAGGGTATCATGACCAGAATCGTCAAAAAAAGAGCCAGGGCCACAGCGGCCAGCAGCCATCCCACTTGTGTCAGGAGAGATTCTCGATTCATCCTGCCTGCTCCATGACTTCATTAAAGGGCTTGCCTGCCATGAGCGCTCCGACAACTTTTATTGAGGCGTCTTCCCGGTTCACGATTCCCGCAATGGCTCGGTCGTAAAAGACAATGATACGGTGGCTGTGCTCCAGGACTTCATCCAGATCTGGTGAAAAGAAAATGAGGGATGCACCGTGAGCACACCGCCCTTTGAGATGATTCCAGACCTGTCTGGCGGAACCGGCATCCAAGCCGCGCGTGGGGTGTTCCATGAGCAGCAATTTGGTTTCGTCAGGGATCAGCGAGAGGAGCAAGCGTTGTTGATTTCCACCTGAAAGCTCACTGGCATTGGTGTCCGGGTGGGCGCGCAGGTTGAATCGGTCCATGCATTGGGTTTGGTAGAATTCGGTCAGATCACCTTTTCTTTCAGGAAAAGCAAGTTTGATATGTTCCATGAGATTGAGGGCCGGAAAGAGAGCCATCTCTAATCTATCTGCCGGGACAAATTGAACTCCAGCTCTACGAAGTGTCGCGAAATCATTACTGGAATAATCTGTCTCATCCAGGGAAACTGCTCCAGAGGGCATCCTGTCCAGCCCACAGAGTCCGCGCAGGAAGAGTTCCTGGCCTGATCCGTCCAACCCCGCCAAACCGATACATTCTCCTGGCTGCATGGAGAAATCCATGGGTCCCATGGAGTACTTTGGCCCGGCGAATGAAGTCTTGGACAAGGTTAATCGGGGAAGCTTCTT comes from the Pseudodesulfovibrio piezophilus C1TLV30 genome and includes:
- a CDS encoding ATP-binding cassette domain-containing protein, translating into MIVLKDIHKHYGRVRANDGISLTLEPGRIYALVGENGAGKSTLMRVLAGHTRPTSGTLTIRNEKRSFLTPALARQHGVGMLYQDPLDFPAMPVWENFQLGAPKRTKKEVVDVIGELSFRLDACFLPDEPVSSLTVGERQLLELLRLLDLGATTLILDEPTTGITPEQKQDLFDLLMKLAREDNHTIILVTHKLSEAYEMADSIFIMRQGQLVSTLEPPYVEKELVSLMFGDAAEGEADALPEIDKNKKLPRLTLSKTSFAGPKYSMGPMDFSMQPGECIGLAGLDGSGQELFLRGLCGLDRMPSGAVSLDETDYSSNDFATLRRAGVQFVPADRLEMALFPALNLMEHIKLAFPERKGDLTEFYQTQCMDRFNLRAHPDTNASELSGGNQQRLLLSLIPDETKLLLMEHPTRGLDAGSARQVWNHLKGRCAHGASLIFFSPDLDEVLEHSHRIIVFYDRAIAGIVNREDASIKVVGALMAGKPFNEVMEQAG
- a CDS encoding ABC transporter permease → METFGLTLAAILLAGAPLVLATLGETLTEKAGIINLSLDGSILLAAMTAFAISSTFDNPWLGVLGGMAVGAAIAGILGVIGIYLGQSQLAVGFILTLLSRDLAYFLGHSFSRQPGPDLGLWIIPGIGSIPLIGPVFGSQSPVVYMGLAAIFGCWWWMYRTEGGMRLRAVGESPRAAFGRGIRVRLVRLSYCLAGGALVGMAGAAYSLAVKTGWGRPQGCEGAGWIALAIVIFGGWHPVRAALGAFFFAGLQVSGIYLQEIFPSIPAPVFQVAPFPMMILTLLAVNMGRMGWIQDIVRRHPFLKSFSKGWSIEAPAALGQDFDPKKGL
- a CDS encoding ABC transporter permease, encoding MNRESLLTQVGWLLAAVALALFLTILVMIPSGASPFETIFVLFKGGVGSMSKIGRVLAGWVPLTLCSVGLLIPFTARLWNIGVEGQVIMGAIFATAALRPYDDGGAFQIALALLAAMAGGAFWALLAGLLRVFGRVHEIFSGLGLNFVALGVTLWLIFGPWKRPGVASMSGTEPIDFSLWLPRLGKLSVSGVALALACAAILAIYFLMHRTEWGLKLRAVGENPKAATLFSLGPRRRLLQSFMICGALAGLAGATQVLGVYHRLLPAISSNYGYTALLVGMMASFRLSLVPFICLFFAILNVGSIQLPLQLGLDSSLSGVIQGIMVLSVFIVQGIRLWIQQHREVD